Proteins encoded within one genomic window of Nonomuraea gerenzanensis:
- the ctaD gene encoding aa3-type cytochrome oxidase subunit I has protein sequence MSSTDHKIIGHMYLITSFAFFLIGGVMALVMRAELAQPGLQFTSNEQFNQLFTMHGTIMLLMFATPLFAGFANELMPLQIGAPDVAFPRLNMVSYWLYLFGSLIAVSGFFTPGGAASFGWFAYTPLSNAINSPGIGGDLWIMGLALSGLGTILGAVNFITTIICMRAPGMTMFRMPMFVWNVLLTSMLVLMAFPVLAAALLALESDRKLGTHIFDSENGGALLWQHLFWFFGHPEVYIIALPFFGIVTEIIPVFSRKPIFGYISLVGATISIAGLSITVWAHHMFPTGQVLLPFFSFMTFLIAVPTGVKFFNWIGTMWRGHLSFESPMLFSVGFLITFLLGGLTGVILASPPLDFHISDTYFVVAHFHYVVFGTVVFAMFAGFYFWWPKFTGKMLDDKLGKLHFWLLFVGFHTTFLVQHWLGMAGFPRRYADYSAADGFTDLNLLSSVGAFVLGASTLPFFYNVWKTWRSAPKVTVDDPWGYGNSLEWATSCPPPRHNFTSLPRIRSERPAFDKRFPHASAKSDHPEVES, from the coding sequence ATGTCCTCGACCGATCACAAGATCATCGGGCACATGTACTTGATCACGTCGTTCGCCTTCTTCCTCATCGGCGGCGTGATGGCCCTGGTCATGCGGGCCGAGCTGGCGCAGCCCGGGCTGCAGTTCACCAGCAACGAGCAGTTCAACCAGCTGTTCACCATGCACGGCACGATCATGCTGCTGATGTTCGCGACGCCGCTGTTCGCCGGCTTCGCCAACGAGCTGATGCCGCTGCAGATCGGCGCCCCCGACGTGGCCTTCCCGCGGCTGAACATGGTGAGCTACTGGCTCTACCTGTTCGGCAGCCTCATCGCCGTCTCCGGCTTCTTCACGCCGGGCGGCGCGGCCTCCTTCGGCTGGTTCGCCTACACGCCGCTGTCCAACGCGATCAACTCGCCCGGCATCGGCGGCGACCTGTGGATCATGGGCCTGGCCCTGTCCGGCCTGGGCACGATCCTCGGCGCGGTCAACTTCATCACCACGATCATCTGCATGCGCGCGCCCGGCATGACCATGTTCCGCATGCCGATGTTCGTCTGGAACGTGCTGCTGACCAGCATGCTCGTGCTGATGGCGTTCCCCGTGCTGGCCGCCGCGCTGCTGGCGCTGGAGTCCGACCGCAAGCTCGGCACGCACATCTTCGACTCCGAGAACGGCGGCGCGCTGCTCTGGCAGCACCTGTTCTGGTTCTTCGGCCACCCCGAGGTGTACATCATCGCGCTGCCGTTCTTCGGCATCGTGACCGAGATCATCCCCGTCTTCAGCCGCAAGCCGATCTTCGGCTACATCAGCCTCGTGGGCGCGACGATCTCGATCGCCGGTCTGTCCATCACGGTCTGGGCGCACCACATGTTCCCGACCGGCCAGGTGCTGCTGCCGTTCTTCTCGTTCATGACGTTCCTCATCGCCGTACCGACCGGGGTGAAGTTCTTCAACTGGATCGGCACGATGTGGCGCGGCCACCTGAGCTTCGAGTCGCCGATGCTGTTCTCGGTCGGCTTCCTCATCACCTTCCTCCTCGGCGGTCTGACGGGCGTCATCCTGGCCTCGCCGCCGCTCGACTTCCACATCAGTGACACCTACTTCGTCGTGGCCCACTTCCACTACGTGGTCTTCGGCACCGTGGTGTTCGCGATGTTCGCCGGGTTCTACTTCTGGTGGCCCAAGTTCACCGGCAAGATGCTCGACGACAAGCTCGGCAAGCTGCACTTCTGGCTGCTGTTCGTCGGCTTCCACACCACGTTCCTCGTCCAGCACTGGCTGGGCATGGCCGGTTTCCCGCGCCGTTACGCCGACTACAGCGCGGCCGACGGCTTCACCGACCTCAACCTGCTCTCGTCGGTGGGCGCGTTCGTGCTGGGCGCCTCGACGCTGCCGTTCTTCTACAACGTCTGGAAGACCTGGCGCAGCGCGCCTAAGGTCACGGTCGACGACCCGTGGGGCTACGGCAACTCCCTGGAGTGGGCGACGAGCTGCCCGCCGCCGCGGCACAACTTCACCTCGCTGCCCCGCATCCGGTCCGAGCGGCCCGCGTTCGACAAGCGGTTCCCGCACGCTTCCGCCAAGTCCGACCACCCGGAGGTTGAGTCCTGA
- a CDS encoding cytochrome c oxidase subunit 4 has translation MKVQGWLFLLCGLFFAGVDIAYWFWTKAATGKGEPVGTTAMAISVGFAFMVGYYLMFTARRIGAQPEDNKQAEISDGAGELGFFSPSSWWPLFLCLAAAFAFAGFVIGFWMFLIGVFLVIMAMIGFVFQYYRGHFSH, from the coding sequence ATGAAGGTGCAGGGATGGTTGTTCCTGCTGTGCGGGTTGTTCTTCGCCGGCGTGGACATCGCCTACTGGTTCTGGACGAAGGCCGCCACGGGCAAGGGTGAGCCGGTCGGCACGACCGCCATGGCCATCTCCGTCGGCTTCGCGTTCATGGTCGGCTACTACCTGATGTTCACCGCGCGGCGCATCGGCGCCCAGCCGGAGGACAACAAGCAGGCCGAGATCAGCGACGGCGCGGGCGAGCTGGGCTTCTTCAGCCCGAGCAGCTGGTGGCCGCTGTTCCTGTGCCTGGCGGCGGCCTTCGCCTTCGCCGGGTTCGTGATCGGCTTCTGGATGTTCCTGATCGGGGTCTTCCTCGTGATCATGGCCATGATCGGGTTCGTGTTCCAGTACTACCGGGGTCACTTCTCGCACTGA
- a CDS encoding L,D-transpeptidase yields MGRRAYGPAGLLALALLTACSAGPADDPKGVAMAGAARGAPVGVSPADKSTNVPTDQPVVVSVHGGRLKSVQVMGSGKAGPMKGVLSADGSRWRSLGTASPGTSYTVTAVSVDAAGRASEVKSAFTTVKGDKTFDIETITPNKDDTGLTVGVGMPVMIAFDKPVIDRIAIERNLTVHSSKPVEGAWHWFDNQHVDFRPEKYWPAHTRVRVEAKLAGVRGGPGMYGKRNVRVDFKIGRSQITKGSTDEHVLVVRRNGKKIRTMPMSAGQGGQWKYYTTSGIHLAMSREPVTVMTSPGIGPGSPGYYRLTVYNTVRISNSGEYVHSAPWSVGSQGNSNVSHGCVNISPANAAWFIKNTLIGDPIIITGSPRKLEPTNGWGHWQENWRQWLKWSSLKAGPTLMLR; encoded by the coding sequence GTGGGGCGCAGAGCGTATGGACCGGCCGGCCTGCTGGCCTTGGCGCTGCTGACCGCCTGCTCGGCGGGCCCGGCCGACGACCCCAAGGGGGTCGCCATGGCAGGGGCGGCGCGGGGCGCCCCTGTAGGGGTCTCTCCGGCGGACAAGAGCACGAACGTGCCCACCGACCAGCCCGTGGTGGTTTCGGTCCATGGGGGCAGGCTCAAGAGCGTGCAGGTGATGGGCAGCGGCAAGGCGGGCCCGATGAAGGGAGTGCTGAGCGCCGACGGCTCCCGCTGGCGCAGCCTCGGCACCGCCAGCCCGGGCACCTCCTACACGGTCACCGCCGTCTCGGTGGACGCCGCGGGTCGCGCCAGCGAGGTGAAGAGCGCGTTCACGACCGTCAAGGGCGACAAGACGTTCGACATCGAGACCATCACCCCGAACAAGGACGACACCGGCCTCACCGTCGGGGTCGGCATGCCCGTCATGATCGCCTTCGACAAGCCCGTCATCGACCGGATCGCCATCGAGCGCAACCTCACCGTGCACAGCTCCAAGCCGGTGGAGGGGGCCTGGCACTGGTTCGACAACCAGCACGTGGACTTCCGGCCGGAGAAGTACTGGCCGGCGCACACCCGGGTGCGGGTGGAGGCCAAGCTGGCGGGGGTGCGCGGCGGGCCCGGCATGTACGGCAAGCGCAACGTACGCGTCGACTTCAAGATCGGCCGGTCGCAGATCACCAAGGGCAGCACCGACGAGCACGTGCTCGTCGTCAGGCGGAACGGCAAGAAGATCCGCACCATGCCGATGAGCGCCGGGCAGGGCGGCCAGTGGAAGTACTACACGACCTCGGGCATCCACCTGGCGATGTCCCGCGAGCCCGTCACCGTGATGACCTCGCCGGGGATCGGGCCGGGGTCGCCGGGGTACTACCGGCTCACCGTCTACAACACCGTGCGGATCTCCAACAGCGGTGAGTATGTGCACAGTGCGCCCTGGTCGGTGGGGTCACAGGGGAACTCGAACGTGAGCCATGGGTGTGTGAACATCAGTCCGGCCAATGCTGCTTGGTTCATCAAGAACACGTTGATCGGGGACCCGATCATCATCACCGGGTCGCCTCGGAAGCTGGAGCCGACCAATGGGTGGGGGCACTGGCAGGAGAATTGGAGGCAGTGGCTGAAGTGGAGCTCGCTCAAGGCGGGGCCGACCCTGATGCTGCGCTGA
- the trpD gene encoding anthranilate phosphoribosyltransferase gives MDSRTTWPTLLSALLSGEHLTSDESAWAMREIMSGAATPSQIAGFVIALRAKGETVAEVVGLARTMLDLATPLSVEGPVVDIVGTGGDRAHTVNVSTMAAIVAAAAGARVVKHGNRAASSSCGAADVLEHLGIRLDLTPEQTAQVARDAGIAFCFAPVYHPALRFAGPTRKEIGVPTIFNFLGPLTNPARPSAQAIGVYDARMLPVLAGVFAERGVSALVFRGDDGLDELTIAATSTVWVVKDGTATQTTFDPAVLGIPRADVGALRGGDVAFNAQAVHDLVRGKSGPVRDAVLLNAAAALVALDGPGDDLDSAMIDGYARAAQAVDSGAAAAVLDRWVEASGSFRPAS, from the coding sequence ATGGACTCCCGGACGACCTGGCCCACCCTGCTTTCCGCTCTCCTGTCCGGAGAGCACCTCACCTCCGACGAGTCGGCCTGGGCGATGCGGGAGATCATGTCCGGCGCCGCTACGCCGTCCCAGATCGCCGGCTTCGTGATCGCGCTGCGCGCCAAGGGCGAGACCGTGGCCGAGGTCGTCGGGCTGGCCCGCACCATGCTCGACCTGGCCACGCCGCTGAGCGTCGAGGGGCCCGTGGTCGACATCGTCGGCACCGGCGGCGACCGGGCGCACACCGTCAACGTCTCCACCATGGCCGCCATCGTGGCCGCCGCGGCGGGGGCCAGGGTCGTCAAGCACGGCAACCGCGCCGCCTCCTCCTCCTGCGGCGCCGCCGACGTGCTGGAGCACCTCGGGATCCGGCTCGACCTCACACCCGAGCAGACGGCGCAGGTGGCGCGCGACGCGGGCATCGCGTTCTGCTTCGCCCCCGTCTACCACCCCGCGCTGCGCTTCGCCGGGCCCACGCGCAAGGAGATCGGCGTCCCCACGATCTTCAACTTCCTCGGCCCGCTCACCAACCCCGCCCGCCCCTCCGCCCAGGCCATCGGCGTCTACGACGCCCGCATGCTGCCGGTGCTCGCGGGCGTCTTCGCCGAGCGCGGCGTCTCCGCCCTGGTCTTCCGCGGCGACGACGGCCTCGACGAGCTGACCATCGCCGCCACCTCGACCGTCTGGGTGGTCAAGGACGGCACCGCGACCCAGACCACGTTCGACCCGGCGGTGCTCGGCATCCCGCGCGCCGACGTCGGCGCCCTGCGGGGTGGTGACGTGGCGTTCAACGCGCAGGCGGTGCATGATCTCGTCCGCGGGAAGTCCGGGCCGGTCCGCGACGCCGTGCTGCTCAACGCCGCGGCTGCTCTGGTGGCGCTCGACGGGCCCGGGGATGATCTGGACTCCGCGATGATCGACGGGTATGCGCGGGCGGCGCAGGCTGTGGATTCGGGGGCTGCGGCTGCTGTGCTCGATCGGTGGGTCGAGGCCAGCGGCTCCTTCCGTCCCGCCTCCTGA
- a CDS encoding response regulator, giving the protein MSTGSTDEKMKVLVYSDDAATRAEVSQAIGRRPAADVPLVEIVECATEPKVHQWLGSGEIDVAILDGETQPAGGMGISRQAKDEVYDCPPICLIIARRDDRWLAEWSKADAVVSQPLEPMVLADTVADLMRRRNSTRLNAK; this is encoded by the coding sequence ATGTCCACTGGGAGCACCGACGAGAAGATGAAGGTCCTCGTCTACAGCGACGACGCCGCCACCCGGGCCGAGGTGAGCCAGGCCATCGGCAGGCGCCCCGCGGCCGACGTACCCCTCGTGGAGATCGTGGAGTGCGCCACCGAGCCCAAGGTCCACCAGTGGCTGGGGTCGGGTGAGATCGACGTGGCGATCCTCGACGGCGAGACGCAGCCGGCGGGCGGCATGGGGATCTCCCGCCAGGCCAAGGACGAGGTCTACGACTGCCCGCCCATCTGCCTGATCATCGCCAGGCGCGACGACCGCTGGCTGGCCGAGTGGTCCAAGGCCGACGCGGTCGTGTCGCAGCCCCTGGAGCCCATGGTCCTGGCCGACACCGTGGCCGACCTGATGCGCCGCCGTAACTCCACCCGTCTCAACGCCAAGTAG
- the ctaE gene encoding aa3-type cytochrome oxidase subunit III — protein sequence MLPVATASAITSTTTAQSYRRPNLVSVGTIVWLSSELMFFAALFAMYFTIRSVSEGKGLEWGPALLPAGTQAAEGVAHLNIPFATVNTIILVLSSVTCQLGVWAAEKGQVGKLRFWYIVSFLMGAVFVAGQLYEYMELASEGATLSANAYTSVFYLTTGFHGLHVTGGLIAFLFMLGRTYAAKRFTHEQATSAIVVSYYWHFVDVVWIGLFATIYIIR from the coding sequence ATGCTGCCCGTGGCGACAGCATCCGCAATAACTTCGACGACGACAGCACAGTCGTACCGCAGACCGAATCTGGTCAGTGTGGGCACGATCGTCTGGCTGTCCTCTGAGCTCATGTTCTTCGCGGCGCTGTTCGCGATGTACTTCACCATCCGGTCGGTGAGCGAGGGCAAGGGCCTCGAATGGGGCCCGGCGCTGCTTCCTGCGGGCACGCAGGCCGCAGAGGGAGTCGCTCACCTGAACATCCCGTTCGCGACGGTCAACACGATCATCCTGGTTCTGTCGAGTGTGACGTGCCAGCTGGGCGTGTGGGCCGCAGAGAAGGGGCAGGTCGGCAAGCTCCGCTTCTGGTACATCGTCAGCTTCCTGATGGGCGCCGTCTTCGTCGCCGGTCAGCTGTACGAGTACATGGAGCTGGCGTCAGAGGGCGCGACCTTGTCCGCTAACGCCTACACCTCGGTGTTCTACCTGACGACGGGCTTCCACGGCCTGCACGTGACCGGTGGCCTGATCGCGTTCCTGTTCATGCTGGGACGCACGTACGCCGCGAAGCGCTTCACGCATGAGCAGGCCACCAGCGCGATCGTCGTGTCCTACTACTGGCACTTCGTAGACGTCGTCTGGATCGGTCTTTTCGCGACCATCTACATCATTCGTTAA
- the qcrC gene encoding cytochrome bc1 complex diheme cytochrome c subunit: protein MTRITAWRRHPLARYAVLILALALVGMVYAAFVQAGKPADAALATGKVDDVAEGRSLFEAHCMSCHGTNAQGTQTAPTLIGVGAAAVDFQMSTGRMPAGAPGPQAPRKPLAPWVNETAIRQISAYVQSLGGGPQVPPAEHVDPKLGDAGKGGELFRANCIQCHNWVGAGGALTQGKYAPNLNEATPTQIYEAMVTGPQAMPVFNDTTITPEEKRSMIAYITQVREQRDPGGFALGRIGPVTEGLVAFVVGIAALCLAAIWITAKKRQKS from the coding sequence GTGACTAGGATCACCGCTTGGCGGCGGCATCCCCTCGCGAGATACGCCGTCCTGATTTTGGCGTTGGCGCTGGTCGGGATGGTATACGCCGCCTTTGTCCAGGCGGGTAAGCCTGCCGACGCGGCATTGGCGACAGGCAAGGTCGATGACGTGGCCGAGGGCAGGAGCCTGTTCGAAGCGCACTGCATGAGCTGCCACGGCACCAACGCGCAGGGCACCCAGACGGCGCCCACGCTCATCGGCGTCGGCGCCGCGGCCGTCGACTTCCAGATGAGCACCGGCCGCATGCCGGCCGGCGCGCCCGGCCCGCAGGCGCCGCGCAAGCCGCTCGCGCCCTGGGTCAACGAGACGGCGATCCGCCAGATCTCGGCCTACGTGCAGTCGCTCGGCGGCGGCCCGCAGGTTCCGCCCGCGGAGCACGTCGACCCCAAGCTCGGTGACGCCGGCAAGGGTGGCGAGCTGTTCCGCGCCAACTGCATCCAGTGCCACAACTGGGTCGGCGCCGGTGGTGCGCTGACGCAGGGCAAGTACGCGCCCAACCTCAACGAGGCGACGCCGACGCAGATCTACGAGGCCATGGTCACCGGTCCGCAGGCCATGCCGGTCTTCAACGACACGACGATCACGCCTGAAGAGAAGCGCAGCATGATCGCCTACATCACCCAGGTTCGCGAGCAGAGGGACCCGGGAGGTTTCGCCCTCGGGCGTATTGGCCCGGTCACCGAAGGTCTCGTAGCGTTCGTGGTGGGCATCGCCGCCCTCTGCCTCGCCGCCATCTGGATCACCGCGAAGAAGCGACAGAAGTCATGA
- the qcrA gene encoding cytochrome bc1 complex Rieske iron-sulfur subunit, with amino-acid sequence MTDNEHEIEQPDERVPKRVIGTPAPGTSMLGTAESAEADQDVPGVTLQDPAKARKAEKIVALCFTITFLAAIAFIISYVYFQVGSPEATGTSNLALGSTLTIAILGLAVGIVIWVRQIMPKYSLIQERHTMASEEADRDVVADTFLRGANESGFVKHKLLRRTLLLAAAPLGLVPLVLLRDLDNNRMPGARFNDQLRHTVWGEKTKEGKPLRLVVEGTGQPIRAADFNSPGGILSVVPEGYEHDLNALAKATLILIKFRPEEIKGGTRLNWTHDGIVAYSKICTHVGCPAALYEQNTHHILCPCHQSTFDAADGAKVIFGPAARPLPQLPISVDAEGFLIAQGDFEVPVGPSYWERGDAEAAAREKGGQA; translated from the coding sequence ATGACAGACAACGAGCACGAGATCGAGCAGCCGGATGAGCGCGTGCCCAAGCGCGTCATCGGCACCCCCGCACCGGGCACCTCGATGCTCGGCACGGCGGAATCGGCCGAAGCCGACCAGGATGTCCCCGGCGTGACGCTGCAGGACCCGGCCAAGGCACGTAAGGCCGAGAAGATCGTGGCGCTGTGCTTCACGATCACGTTCCTCGCGGCCATCGCGTTCATCATCTCCTACGTGTACTTCCAGGTCGGCAGCCCAGAGGCGACGGGCACCTCCAACCTGGCGCTCGGCAGCACGCTCACGATCGCGATCCTGGGGCTGGCGGTCGGCATCGTGATCTGGGTCCGCCAGATCATGCCGAAGTACTCCCTGATCCAGGAGCGCCACACGATGGCCTCGGAGGAGGCGGACCGCGACGTCGTCGCGGACACCTTCCTGCGTGGCGCCAACGAGAGCGGCTTCGTCAAGCACAAGCTGCTGCGCCGCACGCTGCTGCTGGCGGCGGCGCCGCTCGGCCTGGTGCCGCTGGTGCTGCTGCGCGACCTCGACAACAACCGGATGCCGGGCGCGAGGTTCAACGACCAGCTGCGGCACACGGTGTGGGGCGAGAAGACCAAGGAGGGCAAGCCGCTCAGGCTCGTCGTCGAGGGCACCGGCCAGCCCATCAGGGCCGCCGACTTCAACTCGCCCGGCGGCATCCTGTCGGTCGTCCCCGAGGGCTACGAGCACGACCTGAACGCCCTCGCCAAGGCCACGCTGATCCTGATCAAGTTCCGTCCGGAAGAGATCAAGGGCGGCACCAGGCTGAACTGGACGCACGACGGCATCGTCGCGTACTCCAAGATCTGCACCCATGTGGGCTGCCCCGCGGCCCTGTACGAGCAGAACACGCATCACATCCTCTGCCCGTGCCACCAGTCGACGTTCGACGCCGCCGACGGCGCCAAGGTCATCTTCGGCCCGGCCGCCCGGCCGCTGCCGCAGCTGCCGATCAGCGTCGACGCCGAGGGTTTCCTCATCGCCCAGGGCGACTTCGAGGTGCCCGTCGGTCCCAGCTACTGGGAGCGTGGTGACGCGGAGGCCGCGGCAAGGGAGAAGGGAGGCCAGGCATGA
- the qcrB gene encoding cytochrome bc1 complex cytochrome b subunit produces MSELKAAPKAIAGPSNFLDERLGGANFLKRNLRKIFPDHWSFLLGEIALYSFVILLLTGTFLTFWFKPSMMEVAYDGSYAPLRGVMMSEAYASSLEISFDVRGGLLIRQMHHWAALLFVAGMMVHALRVFFTGAYRKPREINWIIGVLLLTLALAEGLTGYSLPDDLLSGAGLRITEGVAISLPLVGTYITFFLFGGEYPGEDVISRFYSLHILLIPGILLALISAHMVLMWVQKHTQMPGKGRTNQNVVGAPFYPAFMLKAGAYFLFTLGVVSGLATFTQINPIWLFGPYTPADVSAGSQPDFYMGFLEGALRIMPPWEINLFGTAHAGTLPLSVIIPALVPMGIIMTGLALYPFLERWITGDNREHHVADRPRNNPHRTSIGISAMTFYGVLWLLGANDEIAANFHVSLNHTTYAGRVLIFVGPILAYLITYRICLGLQRSDQAIISHGVESGVIKRLPHGEFIEVHTPPSDDIEAHMRGKEPVPMLPVDEDSSGIPPKGMRGPIGKLRGRMSKAYGGEKIPMDDGHGHDEDEHAAIGSGGGEDRSITH; encoded by the coding sequence ATGAGTGAGCTGAAGGCCGCGCCGAAGGCCATCGCCGGGCCGTCGAACTTCCTCGACGAGCGCCTCGGCGGCGCCAACTTCCTCAAGCGCAACCTGCGCAAGATCTTCCCTGACCACTGGTCGTTCCTGCTGGGTGAGATCGCGCTCTACTCCTTCGTCATCCTGCTGCTGACCGGTACGTTCCTGACGTTCTGGTTCAAGCCCAGCATGATGGAGGTCGCCTACGACGGCTCGTACGCGCCGCTCAGGGGCGTCATGATGTCCGAGGCCTACGCGTCGTCGCTGGAGATCAGCTTCGACGTCCGGGGTGGTCTGCTCATCCGGCAGATGCACCACTGGGCGGCCCTGCTCTTCGTGGCCGGCATGATGGTCCACGCGCTGCGCGTGTTCTTCACCGGCGCCTACCGCAAGCCGCGCGAGATCAACTGGATCATCGGCGTGCTGCTGCTGACGCTGGCGCTGGCCGAGGGCCTGACCGGCTACTCCCTGCCCGACGACCTGCTCTCCGGCGCCGGTCTGCGGATCACCGAGGGCGTGGCGATCTCGCTGCCGCTGGTCGGCACGTACATCACGTTCTTCCTGTTCGGCGGGGAGTATCCGGGTGAGGATGTCATCTCCCGGTTCTACTCGCTGCACATCCTGCTCATCCCGGGCATCCTCCTGGCGCTGATCTCGGCGCACATGGTGCTCATGTGGGTGCAGAAGCACACGCAGATGCCGGGCAAGGGACGTACGAACCAGAACGTCGTGGGTGCGCCGTTCTACCCGGCCTTCATGCTCAAGGCCGGCGCGTACTTCCTGTTCACGCTGGGCGTGGTCAGCGGTCTGGCGACGTTCACCCAGATCAACCCGATCTGGCTGTTCGGCCCGTACACGCCGGCGGACGTCTCGGCGGGCTCGCAGCCCGACTTCTACATGGGCTTCCTCGAAGGCGCGCTGCGCATCATGCCACCGTGGGAGATCAACCTCTTCGGCACGGCCCACGCGGGCACGCTGCCGTTGAGCGTCATCATCCCGGCGCTGGTGCCGATGGGCATCATCATGACCGGTCTGGCGCTGTACCCGTTCCTCGAACGGTGGATCACCGGCGACAACCGCGAGCACCACGTCGCCGACCGGCCGCGCAACAACCCGCACCGCACCTCGATCGGCATCTCGGCGATGACGTTCTACGGCGTGCTGTGGCTGCTCGGCGCGAACGACGAGATCGCGGCGAACTTCCACGTGAGCCTGAACCACACGACCTACGCCGGTCGCGTGCTGATCTTCGTCGGGCCGATCCTGGCCTACCTGATCACCTACCGCATCTGCCTCGGCCTGCAGCGCTCCGACCAGGCGATCATCTCGCACGGTGTGGAGTCCGGCGTGATCAAGCGGCTGCCGCACGGTGAGTTCATCGAGGTCCACACGCCGCCGTCGGACGACATCGAGGCTCACATGCGCGGCAAGGAGCCGGTGCCGATGCTGCCGGTGGACGAGGACAGCTCGGGCATCCCGCCCAAGGGCATGCGCGGGCCGATCGGGAAGCTGCGCGGGCGCATGTCCAAGGCGTACGGCGGGGAGAAGATCCCCATGGACGACGGGCATGGGCACGACGAGGACGAGCACGCCGCCATCGGCAGTGGCGGCGGCGAGGACCGCAGCATCACGCACTGA
- a CDS encoding Lrp/AsnC family transcriptional regulator yields MVTAIVHINAEVDRIPEVAQTIAEIEGVSEVYSITGEYDLLAMVRVAAYEEIAEVVPGRINKVAGVLHTETHIAFRAYSKHDLDAAFSIGFPEAD; encoded by the coding sequence ATGGTCACGGCTATCGTCCACATCAACGCAGAGGTAGACCGGATCCCGGAGGTCGCCCAGACGATCGCCGAGATCGAGGGGGTCAGCGAGGTCTACTCCATCACCGGCGAGTACGACCTGCTGGCCATGGTGCGGGTCGCGGCTTACGAGGAGATCGCCGAGGTGGTGCCGGGGCGGATCAACAAGGTCGCCGGGGTGCTGCACACGGAGACGCACATCGCCTTCCGTGCTTACTCCAAGCACGACCTGGACGCGGCCTTCTCGATCGGCTTCCCCGAGGCCGACTGA